Part of the Acidobacteriota bacterium genome is shown below.
ATCGGGCACCCACAAAGGCGTGCCCCTACAACCGTTGGCCGCGCCGTGGCCTTGGTGGCCGCTGCCGGTGCCCGCCGTCGTTCGGCGTGACCGACGCTCGACGTTGTCCCGGTTGCCGGACCCCGTCACCTCTGCTTGCGCGGGTCGTCGGGGGGAGGCGGTGTGCGGAGGGCGAACACGATCGCGATGATGGCCATGGCGACGAGCGGGTACTGGAGGATCGTGGCGCCGAACAGGCCGGCGTAGATCGAGCCGAAGGCCGTGAAGAGCGCGAGGCCGAACCAGAGTGAGCGGGCCATGATTAGGCGCGGGTCGGGTCCAGAGGACCCACCCTACCTTCGGTCGGGCCGACCCTGCCAACGTTGTCACGGATCCAGTCGTGCATCAGGCGTGCGGCGTGGCCGCGGTGGCTGACCGCCGACTTCTCGTCCTGCGTCATCTCCGCGAACGTGCGGCCGAGCGGCGGATAGTACAGCACCGGGTCGTAGCCGAAGCCGTTGGTGCCGCGTGGCTCTGGCGCGATCTCGCCAGCCACCTCTCCCTCCGACACATGGAGGATGGCGCCGTCGGCCTGCGCGAGCGCCATCACGGACACGAATCGCGCCGGCGATACACGACTCCCCAGCGCGTCGAGTTGCTCGTACACCCACGCATTCCGTTCCGCATCGTCGCGCCCGGGCACGCGGGCGGACCGCACGCCCGGCGCGCCGTCGAGCGCCGCCACCTCGAAGCCAGAATCCTCGGCCAGGCACGGCAGGCCCGATTCAGTTGCGTAAGCCGACGCTTTCAACATCGCGTTGTCGCGGCAGGTGTCGCCCGCTTCCTCCGGCGGTGCGATGGGCGTATCGAGGTCCGCGAGCGACACCAGCGTGAACGGCAGGTCCGCGCACAGGACCACGAGCTCGCGCATCTTGCCCGGGTTGCTCGTGGCAACGAGCAGGCGCGGCGCGCTCATGCGCGGCCGGGCACCGCGATGCCGAGCAGATCGCCGACGATCGCCGCCTGCTTCACGATCAGTTCATCGATGCCCTTGCTGCCGAGATCGAGCAACTGGTCCAGTACCGCGCGCGGGAACGGCTCGCGCTCGGCGGTGCCCTGGACTTCGATGAAGCGCCCGTCGCCGGTGCGGATCACGTTCATGTCGACGTCCGCGTTCGAGTCCTCGTCATACGCGAGGTCGAGCATCGGCACGCCGCCGATCACGCCAACGCTCGTCGCGGCGAGGTAGTCCTTCACGGGGATCGCCTTGATCTGCCTGGCCTCGACCATGTGGTGCATCGCGAGCGCCATCGCCACGAAGCCGCCCGTGATGGCGGCCGTGCGCGTGCCGCCATCGGCCTGGATCACGTCGCAGTCGATCCAGATCGTGCGCTCGCCGAGACGCGTCATGTCGACGACCGATCGCAGCGACCGCCCGATCAGGCGCTGGATCTCCTGCGTGCGTCCGCCGACCTTGCCGGCCGTCGACTCGCGTTGCACGCGCGTGGTGGTGGCGCGCGGCAGCATGCCGTATTCGGCGGTGACCCACCCCTTGCCGCTGTTGCGCATGAACGGCGGCACGCGGTCCTCGACGCTCGCCGTGCAGATGACGCGCGTCCGTCCTGTCTCGACCAGGCACGACCCTTCGGCGTGCAGCGAGATGTGCGGGGTGATGGTGCAGGGGCGGAGGGCGTCGTTGGCGCGGCCGTCGGAGCGTGGCATATCCGACACAGTCTACAGTGCCGTCATGTCGCGCGCCCGCCCTGCGCTTACGGCTGTGGCGGCGATGCCGACGGTGTCGTCGCGTCCGGAACGTCGGGTGCCGTCACCCAGCGAAGGTTCTTCGTCAGCGGATGCCGCAGGTCGACGTGGCCGGCGAGCGTGTCCATCTCCTGTCCGTCGACGAGGATCTGCACGCCCTTGATGGCAGGCAGGTTGACGGTGATGGCATCGACGATCGCGTATACGGCGAAGAGCTCATCGAGGCTGCCGCCGCGATGGTTGGCGACGGCTTCCTTGGACAGGTCCACGAACGCGGTGCCGTCTTCCGATACGAAGACCTGCCGCACGCTGGTGCCTTCGGCGATCGCCTGCGCGAGCGGCTCCGGCGCGGGCTGGAGCTGGGCTTCGACGAGCTCGCGCGCCTGGTCGGCTGGCGTGGCACCGTACGGGACGTCGGCATCGACGGCCGTCAGGCGCAACCCGTCCTCCGCCACGTAGAACAGGCTCGCGCGAATGCGTCCGGAGGCCTCCGCGCCATCGTCGGCATCGCCGAGAGGGACGTCGACCGTGGCCGGCTCGAACCAGCGCGGCACCACGACGAACGCCGCGACTCCTATGACCAGCGCGGTCAGGACGCCGAGGAGCGCGACGATGACGGGACGACGCATGTCAGCGTGGGTCCTGCTGCTGCGTGGCTGGGGCGGTCGAGCCGCTGACGCGATCGCTGCCCGCCTTGAAGCGCACCACCGCCGCGAGGAGCGCTTCGACGATCTGCGACTGATGGTCCGGCGCGTTGAGGCGCTTCTCCTCGGTGGGATTGGTGATGAAGCCCGTCTCGACGAGCACGGCCGGCATGTTCGCGCCCACGAGCACGCGGAACGGTGCCTGCTGGATCGCACGCGGCGACATCGGCAGCCGCTGGCGCATCTCCGCTTCCATCAGTCGCGCGATGCGCGCCGACTCGTTGAGATGCTGGGCCTGCGCCATCTCCCACAGAATCAGCTCGACGCTCCGTTGTCCGCCGCCGACCGTCGGCAGGAGCGCGCCTGGTTCGGCAGCGTTCGCGCGGGCCGCGTTACCGTACTCGCCGAGCGTGACGTAGAACACCTCGGCGCCCGCCACCGACGATCGCACCGACGCGTTCGCGTGGATGCTGATGAACAGGTCGGCCTTGTTGTTGTTGGCGAACGCCGCGCGCGTGTCGAGCGCCACCGTCTCGTCCGCGCTCCGTGTCAGGAGGACGCGGATGCCGAGACGGGCTTCGATGGCGGCCTTGAGTTGCCGCGCGATCGAGAGCACGACGTTCTTCTCGAGCGTGCCCGACGGGCCTCGCGCGCCCTGTTCCGTGCCGCCGTGTCCCGGGTCGATCACGACGGTGCGCACGCCGCCGACGTCGATCGTCGGCGTGATCACGTCGACGGGTGCCGACGGGAGCGCCTCGCCGCCTGCCGTGTCCGTCGGATCCGGCGCGGCAGGCGCGGGCAGCGCCGTCAGCAGATCCAGCGTCACGCGAAGCCGGTCGCCATCGTGCTGTTCACTCGCGCGATAGCTCGCAAAGGCGGCGCCGAGCGTGATCTCCACCGACGAGGGCGGCACCACGCGTACCGCCGTGAGCACCTGGGAGGTCGCGACGGCGGAGACATCGGCGTCGAGCGCGTCGGCAGCCAATCGTACGAGCAGTCGACCGCTCTCGCTGACCACCGTCTGCTGCACGGCAGGCGAGACGGTGAGCACGATCCGCGTGCCGTTGCCGAGTGGCTCGCTCGTCGCGGTCACGGCAGGCACGCTGGGCGAGCCGACGACGATGAGCGAAGAGCGACGACGGACGTCGATACGTGGCGACGCACCTGGGGCCAGTGCGCGTTCGATCACTTCCACGGGCAGAAGCCAAGTCGCGCCCTGTCTGGACGGCGGTCCAGGCAGGCTCACCACGCGACCGTCGACGGAGGCCAGGCCCTGCGTGAGCGACACCACGATGGACTTCTCGCCCATCGTGATGACGAGGCCGCCGGCGCGGTCCTCGCGCAGCACGAGGCCGAACAGGCCGCTGAGATCTGCGGCGCTGACGTATTCGCGCCCGTTCACGAGCCAGACGGGCAGCGGCTGCGTGCCGGTGGTCGTGATGACGTTCCAGACGCGCCGTGTCGCGGCGGGCTGTGAGGCGGGCGTTTGCGCGCCGGCCCCCGTCACGAGGACTGTCGCGGCCCCGACGAGCAGCACGGGCAGCCAGTGGCGGAGGCGAATCACGGCCTCAATCATAAAGGGGATATCGGCAGGCTACCCCATCGGTTCCAGCACGACAGGGTTGGTCAGCGCGCCGATCCCCTCGATTTCCACGGTGACTTGGTCGCCTGGCACGAGCCAGCGCGGCGGCGTGCGGGCCATGCCGACGCCTTCGGGCGTGCCCGTGAGAATCACGGTCCCGGGCAGGAGGGTGGTGCTGCCGCTCAGGAACGCGATGATCTCCGGGACGCTGAAGATCATGTCCGCCGTGTTGGAGTCCTGCACCAGCTCGCCGTTGAGACGTGTGGAGATGCGGAGGGCGTTGGGATCGGGGATCTCGTCGGGCGTGACGAGCGCGGGACCGAGCGGCGCGAAGGTGTCGAACGTCTTGCCCCGGCTCCATTGACTGCCGCCGCGCTTGATCTGCCAGTCGCGCGCGCTCACGTCGTTGGCGCATGTATAGCCGAGCACGTAATCGAGCGCGTGCTCCGGCTTGACGTTCTTGCAGGCCCGTCCGATGACGACGGCCAGTTCGCACTCGTAGTCGACCTGCTCGCTCGCGAGATGGTGCGGGAGCTCGATCGGTCCGCCGGGGTGCTGCACGGTGTTCGGTCCCTTGGCGAAGACCACGGGCTGCTCGGGGATCTTCGCGCCCGTCTCTTCAGCGTGGCGACGGTAGTTCAACCCGATACACCAGATCATGGTGGGAGTGACGGGAGCGAGCACCTGTTTGACGGGTACGTGTGACTGCGTCGCCTTGAAGCCGTCGGAAGGATTGCCGGTGAGCGCGTGATAGCTGCCCATCTCGCCATGGGTCGCGAAGACCGTCAGGCCGTGCTCCGTGAGACACCGCATGATGCGCATGACACGACATCATATCCGGGCACCCGCCTTCGCGCCTTCGGCGCTACGGCGCGGCAGGCCCTCGTCATCCGGCATTCGGCATCATCGCAGCGTGGCGAAGCGCCCGGACGCCGTGTCCCAGGGCTGGCGACTGCGGGGGGCGAACACCTCGGGCGGGCAGGCGGTGGCGATGAGGGCGCGGCCTTCGGCCAGCGAGCGCACGGCACCGAGCGCCACCAGTTGCACCACCACGTTGCCGAGCGCCGTGGCTTCCACGGGACCCGCGAGCACGCGGCATCCCGTGGCGTCGGCCGTCGCCTGATTGAGCAGCCGATTGCGAGAGCCGCCGCCGATCACGCGGATCGTGTGGACCCGCGTGCCGGTCACCGCCTCGAGCGCTTCCAATCCGCGTCGATACGCGAGCGCAAGGCTGTCGATGACGACCCTGACGACGTCTGACGCCGACGCGGGGACGGCCTGCCCGGTCCTCGCACACCACGCCTGGACGGCTGCTGCGTCAGGCGCTCGATGAAACGCGGCATCGTCGGGATCGATGACGGCCTGACACGGTGGACGCGAAGCCGCGGCCGCAAGGAGATCCTCCATCGCGAACGCCTGCCCTTCAGCACGCCATCCGCGCAGGCAGCCTTCGAGGACCCAGAGCCCCGTGATGTTGCGGAGCAGGCGCGTGGTGCCGCCGACGCCACCCTCGTTGGTGAAGTTGTGCGCGAGCGCCGCGTCGGACACGACCGGCGACGGCATCTCCGTGCCGAGCAGCGACCACGTGCCGGAACTGATGAACGCCACGCCTGGCCCCGACGGGATCGAGGCCACCGCCGACCCCGTGTCGTGACACGCGGGCGCGATCACGGGTACACCAGACAGGATGGGTGCGCGCGTGGTACACGCGGCCAACGGCGTGCCGAGTCTCGTCCCGGGGCGCACGATGGGTGGAAGCATGTGCGTCGGGAGGTCGAGCTCGCGCAGCAGCTCGGTTGCCCACGTCCCCGTCCGCCAATCCACCATCTGCGTCGTCGAAGCATTGGTGGATTCCACGGCGCGCGATCCGCACAGCCAGTGGTGCAGCAGGTCTGGCATCGTCAGCAGCGCCGCCGCGCGATCGAGGCGATCCGGCGCGTCGCGTCGTTCGGCGACGAGCTGATACAGCGTGTTGAACGGCAGGAACTGGATGCCGGTGCGGTCGTAGAGCGTACCGCGTCCGATGCGCGCGATGACCGCGTCCATCACGCCGTCGGTTCGCGCGTCCCTGTAGTGCCAGGGCAGTCCGAGCAATCTGTCGTCGGCGTCGAGGAGCGCGTAGTCCACGCCCCACGTGTCGATGCCCAGGCTGGCGAGCGGCTGGCCGGCCGAGGCGCGCTCGAAGCCGGCCAGGACCTCGTCGAACAGGCGCGGCGCGTCCCAGTGCAGGCCGCCGCGGTCGTCGCGTGCCGTGGGAGTGGGGAAGCGATGCGCTTCGGCGAGCGTCAGCGTGCCCTCATCGGTGTCCACGTCGGCGCGCATCACGCGTCCGCTCGTGGCTCCGAGATCGCACGCCGCGATGCGCCACCGCGCGCTCGTCATGCGTAGGAACTTCCTGACGCGAGATTGCGCGCCCCGCGTTCCTTCGCGATCGCCTCGACGTAGCCGCTCTCGCGTAACGCGACGAACGGATCGGCGGGCAGGCCGCGTGCGGTGGCCCACGCCGTGACGAAAGGCCGCGTGTCTGTGGCGAACGCGTCCGTGAGGCAGCGCTCCGCGTCCACGAGCCGGCATGCCTGCTGGTGCGCGGCGAGGGCTTCACGGTCCACGAGCGCGGCTTTCACCCAGAGTTCCTGGGCGGTGCGCACCGTCTGGACCATCGCCTCGATCTTGCCCTTGAGGTTGTGGCTCTGGTCGACCATGTACGCGAGATCGGGCTCGCGGTCCTGCTCCCAGGCGAACTGCTGGATCTCGTTGAAGATGCGGAACACCTGGTACGGATCGATCGACCCGAGCGTCAGGTCATCGTCCGCGTAGCGGCGATCGTTGAAGTGGAAGCCGCCGAGGCGATCTTCGTCGAGCAGCCACGCGACGATCTGTTCGATGTTCTGGCCCTGGTAGTGGTGACCCGTATCCACGAGCACGGACGCCTGCGGACCTGCCTCGCGCGCGAGCACGAGCGCCATGCCCCAGTCGGCGATGTCGGTGTGGTAGAACGCCGGCTCGAACGGCTTGTATTCCACGAGCATGCGCTGGCCGGGGCCCAGGCGTTCGTGCACCATGCCGAGCGCCTCGGCGAACCAGCGCTTGCGATGGCGGATGTGTTGCGTGCCGGGGTAATTGGAGCCGTCGGCGAACCAGAGCGACAGGTCGCGCGATCCGAGCTGCCGCGCGATGTCCACGCTCTCGCGCAGGTGCGCCAGCGCCTCGGCCCTGACGGCGGCGTCGGGATTGCCGACCGACCCGTGCTTGTAGCGCTGGTCCTGGAACAGGTTCGGATTGATGGCGCCCGCGCGGATGCCGTACCGCTCTTCGAGCGCCTGCACCTGCGGGACGTCGGCGATGCCGCCAGGGAGGTCCCACAGCACGTGCAGCGCCAGCGTCGGACACGCACCCGTGAGCCGATGCACCTGCGCGGCGTCGGCGAACTTCTCCGCGAGCGTCGTCGCCGCTGCCGCCTGCAGGAATTTCCCGAACCGTGTCCCCGTGTTGGCGAAGCCCCACGAGGGCAGCTCGATGACGAGCCGATCCAGCGCGCGCCCCGCAATCTCCGCGTACGTCAGTGTGCCCATGAGGTGTCAGCAACTGTAGCGAGGTGGGAGCCCGCCGGCAACCGACTGCCGGCTGGAACAAGGCGGTGTAGCCGCCGGATTCCATCCGGCGGGCGGCGATCACTGACTGCTGGACAAGTCCGGCAGCTACAAGGTAGGGGAGTCCGGCACCTACACCGTCGTGAGGGCGGCGTCGACGTGTGGCGTGTGTCCGATTGCCCGGTTGCCGGTTGCCCATTGCCGGTTACCGGTGAGGTATACACTCCCGCGCATGCCCACACCCTCTGCGGCGGCGCACCTCGATGCGCTCTATGAGTTCGACCGCGAACCGGTGACCGACGATCGCCTCGTCGGGCCGGGGTACTTCGCCGGCTCGCTGGCGGGCGAGCACGTGGCGGCGACAGAGTTCGTCATCGGTGTGATGTTCGTCAACTGGGGCGCGAGCGTGCGCGACATGTTCCTCGGTCTGGCGATCGGTAACGCGCTGGCCGTGCTCACGTGGACGCTGTTGTGTGCACCCGTGGCCGTGCAGACGCGGCTGACGCTCTACTGGTACCTCCGCAGCATCGGCGGCCCGTGGCTCACCGTCATCTACAACGTGCTGAACGCGGTGCTTTTCTGCATCCTTGCCGGCTGCATGATCACGGTCTCGGCGTCGGCCGTGCGCATCCCCTTCGGCGTCGCGCCGCAGGTGCACTGGTATCCCACCGACGTGCGTTTCGTGCTCGTCGTATGTCTCGTCGGCGCCGTGGTGGTCGGTCTTGCGATGGCCGGCTTCAAGAAACTCGCGGCGTTCTCCAGCGTGCTGTCGCCGTGGATGTTCCTGATGTTCATCGCCGGCGCTCTCGTCGGCCTGCCGGTGCTCGCGCAACAGGCAGGGCTGCCCGGTGTCTCCAGCATCGCCGATCTCTTCACGCTGGCGGACCGCGTGGTGTGGACCGGCCGCACGCCCGACGGCAGCGCGCCCATGGGCTTCTTGAAGATCGCAGCGTTCGCGTGGATCTGCAACCTCGCGATGCACGGCGGCCTCTCGGACATGGCGTTGTTTCGCTACGCCCGCCACAGTTCCTACGGCCTCCTGACGGCGGTGGGCATGTTCCTCGGCCACTACCTCGCATGGATGTGCGCGGGGCTGATGGGGGCCGGCGCGGCATTGCTGCTGCGCGCGCCGCTCACCGGGCTCGATTCGGGTGCCGTGGCGTACGCGACGATCGGCTGGGCGGGCATCCTCGCGGTAATCGCCGCCGGCTGGACGACGGCGAACCCGACGCTGTATCGCGCGGGTCTGGCGCTGCAGGCCGTCACGCCGGACTGGTCACGCGCGCGCGTCACGCTCGTGGCCGGCATCGCCACCACCGTCATCGCATGCTTCCCGTTCGTGTTCACGCGCCTGCTGGACTTCGTGGGGCTCTACGGACTCCTGCTCGCGCCTGCCGGCGCGATCGTGCTCGCGGAGCACTGGCTGTTCCCGCGGCTCGGCCTCACGCAGTACTGGGCCACCTATCAGGGACGCCTGTTGAACTGGCCGGCGCTCGTGGCGTGGGTTGGGTCGATCGCCATCGGGTTCGTGCTCGAGCGGAGCGGCGTCCTGCACCTGTTCTACCTGTTCGTGCCCGTCTACCTGCTCACGATGGTGATGTACATGGCGCTGGCGTCGATGGCTGGCGCGCGCACGCCGGCCCCGGCAGGAGCGAGTGGCATCCCGGGTATCGAACGGCGCGGCATGCCACCTGCGTCGCCGGCGATCGCGCGCGGTGGTGCGCTGAGGATGGTCGCGGGAATCGTGGCCGTCACGGCGCTCGTCGCCTGCCTCGTGCTCCCCGCGCGCCTGCTGGGGCTCGAGCCGCAAGACGTCGTCGCCGCGCTTCCGGCCCTCCACGCCGGGTTGATTGTCGCGACGCTGGTCTACCTCGTCGCCGGCACCGTCTTCGCCGTCGGCCGATACGAGTAGGGGCTGGTGGTCAGCAGCAGGCGTAGCGCCGGATTCTATCCGGCGGATGGGCATCACTGACTGCCGGACAAAGTCCGGCAGCGTCCACGTGTCGCTCCACCTGACCGGTTGCCGGTTGCCGGTTGTCCGTTGCCGGGCGTCATATTGCGCCAGAATGGAGCATGCCGCTGATTGTGTCGGTCGCCTCGGCGGCTCCCGGACATCGCGTCGATCAGGCCACGATCCGTCGTGAGTTCGCGCCGCTCGTCGCGGGTGTTCCGCACGTGGAACGACTCCTGCCGGTGTTCGATCGATCGGGTGTCGAGGCGCGTCGACTGATCCATCCGCCAGGCTGGTATCTCGAACCACGCTCGTGGGACGAGCGCAATCGCGAGTATCAGGCGCGTGCGCTCGAGCTGGCGGAACAGGCGGCGCGCGCAAGCCTCGACCAGGCGGGCGTCTCGGCCGCTCGGATCGACCACGTGTATTTCGTGTCGACGACGGGACTGGCCACGCCGAGCCTCGATGCGCTGCTGGCGGGGCGGCTGGGCATGCGCCCCGACGTGCGGCGGTCGCCACTGTTCGGGCTCGGATGCGCGGCTGGCGCTGGTGCGCTGTCACGCGCCGCCGACGTGCTGACGGCGCGCCCACGCGAGCGCGCCCTCGTCGTCTCGGTCGAGATCTGCAGCCTCGTCTTCTCGACGGACGCGAAGACGCAGACCGACCTCATCGGCGTCGCGCTGTTTGGCGACGGCGCGGCGGCAGCGGTCCTCGCCGGAGATGACGCGGGCCATGAGGGCATCGGCATCGTCGCGACGGAGACGCGCCTGTTCGCCGACGCGAAGCACCTGATGGGGTGGGACTTCACGGGCGACGGCATGCGCCTGGTGCTCGCGCGCGACATCCCGGATGTCGTTCGCGATCGCATCGCGCCTGTCGTCTCCGAGTTCACCGCGCGTCACGGCCTGTCGGTGGCCGACTTCGATCATCACGTGCTGCATCCCGGCGGACCGAAGGTGATGGCCACCTATCGGTCGTCGTTCGGGTTGTCGGAAGACGCGCTGCACATCGCGCGGACGTGCATGCGTGAACACGGCAACCTGTCGAGCGCCGCCGTGCTCGTCATGCTGAGCAACCTCGTGGCCAGCGGCCGGCCGGCGTCCGGCGATCGTGGCCTGATGCTGGCGCTCGGCCCAGGCTTCGGCGCCGAGATGCTGATCCTCAAGTGGTAGCCGACGTCGCCATCGTCGGTGCCGGCCCGGCCGGCGCGGCACTCGCCATCGAGCTCGGTCGCCGTGGCGTGCGCGTGAACCTGTACGAGAAGTCGCGTGCGCCGAAGCTGAAGGCCTGCGGAGAGGGCATCCTGCCGCACGGCGTTGCGACATTGAAGGTGATTGCCGGCGGCCTTCCCGACGCGCCCCGCGTGCGCGGGTTGAGGTTCGCGATCGAGGGTGCGGCCGTCTCGGCTGATTTCCCCGAAGGTCATGGCCTGGTTGTCAGGCGCGATCGCCTGCACGCCTGGCTGCTCGACCGTGCCGGCGCGAGCGACGACATCGATGTCCGCCTCGGCACGCCGTACTCGCCGCATGGTGAACGCTTCGTCGTGGGCGCCGACGGCGCGCGGTCGATGTTCCATCGCCTGCTGCCTGCGTATCGCCCCGCCGATCGACGTGTCGGGCTGTCCACGCACATGGCCGGCATCGACGGCGTGACCGACCGGGTCGAAGTCTTCTTCCATCCACTCGGCGAGATCTATCTCGCGCCGTCGGGGGAAGGGGAGGCACTCGTCGCCGCGCTCGTTCATCAGCGCACATTCAGGCGCGACGCGCTCACGTTCCTCCTGCGCGACATCCCGGAACTGCGCGCACGTACCTCGCACATCGAGATGACCACGCCGCTGCTTGCGTCGGCACCGTTGGGACTGCACGTGCCGCGCGTTGTCGACAGGGACCTGCTGCTCATCGGTGATGCCGCAGGCGCGCCGGATCCCATCACCGGCGACGGTATGGCGCTGGCGTTCGCATCGGTGACGCTCGCCGCCGACGCCATCGCATCCGGCGATCTGGCGCGCTACGAACGCGAACGGCTTGCACTCGGGCGCACGTCGGCGCGACTCGGCCGCCTGTTGCTGCACATGGCGCGCGTGCGCGGAGTTGCCGCAAGGACGTTGATTGCGCGGCCGTCGCTCGCACCCACGCTGCTCGACGTGGCCATCTCGCGCAGGCCGCTGAATGCGGCCACGCTGCTGCGGGCGGTGCTGTGACGACGACGTCGAGTCAGCGCACGGACAGGTTCGCGCACCGCATCTACCAGCGCGAGATCCTCGACGATCACGAACCAGAGCAGGCGGTCGTCGACACGATCTACGCGTTCATGGCGATGGTCAACCGTCGTCTTGGCGGTGCGGCGGCGACGATTGCGCGGTTCGAGACGTTCAGCCGTGCGTGGCG
Proteins encoded:
- a CDS encoding GerMN domain-containing protein, giving the protein MRRPVIVALLGVLTALVIGVAAFVVVPRWFEPATVDVPLGDADDGAEASGRIRASLFYVAEDGLRLTAVDADVPYGATPADQARELVEAQLQPAPEPLAQAIAEGTSVRQVFVSEDGTAFVDLSKEAVANHRGGSLDELFAVYAIVDAITVNLPAIKGVQILVDGQEMDTLAGHVDLRHPLTKNLRWVTAPDVPDATTPSASPPQP
- the rph gene encoding ribonuclease PH gives rise to the protein MPRSDGRANDALRPCTITPHISLHAEGSCLVETGRTRVICTASVEDRVPPFMRNSGKGWVTAEYGMLPRATTTRVQRESTAGKVGGRTQEIQRLIGRSLRSVVDMTRLGERTIWIDCDVIQADGGTRTAAITGGFVAMALAMHHMVEARQIKAIPVKDYLAATSVGVIGGVPMLDLAYDEDSNADVDMNVIRTGDGRFIEVQGTAEREPFPRAVLDQLLDLGSKGIDELIVKQAAIVGDLLGIAVPGRA
- a CDS encoding fumarylacetoacetate hydrolase family protein, which codes for MRIMRCLTEHGLTVFATHGEMGSYHALTGNPSDGFKATQSHVPVKQVLAPVTPTMIWCIGLNYRRHAEETGAKIPEQPVVFAKGPNTVQHPGGPIELPHHLASEQVDYECELAVVIGRACKNVKPEHALDYVLGYTCANDVSARDWQIKRGGSQWSRGKTFDTFAPLGPALVTPDEIPDPNALRISTRLNGELVQDSNTADMIFSVPEIIAFLSGSTTLLPGTVILTGTPEGVGMARTPPRWLVPGDQVTVEIEGIGALTNPVVLEPMG
- a CDS encoding sugar isomerase; the protein is MGTLTYAEIAGRALDRLVIELPSWGFANTGTRFGKFLQAAAATTLAEKFADAAQVHRLTGACPTLALHVLWDLPGGIADVPQVQALEERYGIRAGAINPNLFQDQRYKHGSVGNPDAAVRAEALAHLRESVDIARQLGSRDLSLWFADGSNYPGTQHIRHRKRWFAEALGMVHERLGPGQRMLVEYKPFEPAFYHTDIADWGMALVLAREAGPQASVLVDTGHHYQGQNIEQIVAWLLDEDRLGGFHFNDRRYADDDLTLGSIDPYQVFRIFNEIQQFAWEQDREPDLAYMVDQSHNLKGKIEAMVQTVRTAQELWVKAALVDREALAAHQQACRLVDAERCLTDAFATDTRPFVTAWATARGLPADPFVALRESGYVEAIAKERGARNLASGSSYA
- a CDS encoding nucleoside transporter, with the translated sequence MPTPSAAAHLDALYEFDREPVTDDRLVGPGYFAGSLAGEHVAATEFVIGVMFVNWGASVRDMFLGLAIGNALAVLTWTLLCAPVAVQTRLTLYWYLRSIGGPWLTVIYNVLNAVLFCILAGCMITVSASAVRIPFGVAPQVHWYPTDVRFVLVVCLVGAVVVGLAMAGFKKLAAFSSVLSPWMFLMFIAGALVGLPVLAQQAGLPGVSSIADLFTLADRVVWTGRTPDGSAPMGFLKIAAFAWICNLAMHGGLSDMALFRYARHSSYGLLTAVGMFLGHYLAWMCAGLMGAGAALLLRAPLTGLDSGAVAYATIGWAGILAVIAAGWTTANPTLYRAGLALQAVTPDWSRARVTLVAGIATTVIACFPFVFTRLLDFVGLYGLLLAPAGAIVLAEHWLFPRLGLTQYWATYQGRLLNWPALVAWVGSIAIGFVLERSGVLHLFYLFVPVYLLTMVMYMALASMAGARTPAPAGASGIPGIERRGMPPASPAIARGGALRMVAGIVAVTALVACLVLPARLLGLEPQDVVAALPALHAGLIVATLVYLVAGTVFAVGRYE
- a CDS encoding rhamnulokinase, with protein sequence MTSARWRIAACDLGATSGRVMRADVDTDEGTLTLAEAHRFPTPTARDDRGGLHWDAPRLFDEVLAGFERASAGQPLASLGIDTWGVDYALLDADDRLLGLPWHYRDARTDGVMDAVIARIGRGTLYDRTGIQFLPFNTLYQLVAERRDAPDRLDRAAALLTMPDLLHHWLCGSRAVESTNASTTQMVDWRTGTWATELLRELDLPTHMLPPIVRPGTRLGTPLAACTTRAPILSGVPVIAPACHDTGSAVASIPSGPGVAFISSGTWSLLGTEMPSPVVSDAALAHNFTNEGGVGGTTRLLRNITGLWVLEGCLRGWRAEGQAFAMEDLLAAAASRPPCQAVIDPDDAAFHRAPDAAAVQAWCARTGQAVPASASDVVRVVIDSLALAYRRGLEALEAVTGTRVHTIRVIGGGSRNRLLNQATADATGCRVLAGPVEATALGNVVVQLVALGAVRSLAEGRALIATACPPEVFAPRSRQPWDTASGRFATLR
- a CDS encoding N-acetylmuramoyl-L-alanine amidase, which encodes MIRLRHWLPVLLVGAATVLVTGAGAQTPASQPAATRRVWNVITTTGTQPLPVWLVNGREYVSAADLSGLFGLVLREDRAGGLVITMGEKSIVVSLTQGLASVDGRVVSLPGPPSRQGATWLLPVEVIERALAPGASPRIDVRRRSSLIVVGSPSVPAVTATSEPLGNGTRIVLTVSPAVQQTVVSESGRLLVRLAADALDADVSAVATSQVLTAVRVVPPSSVEITLGAAFASYRASEQHDGDRLRVTLDLLTALPAPAAPDPTDTAGGEALPSAPVDVITPTIDVGGVRTVVIDPGHGGTEQGARGPSGTLEKNVVLSIARQLKAAIEARLGIRVLLTRSADETVALDTRAAFANNNKADLFISIHANASVRSSVAGAEVFYVTLGEYGNAARANAAEPGALLPTVGGGQRSVELILWEMAQAQHLNESARIARLMEAEMRQRLPMSPRAIQQAPFRVLVGANMPAVLVETGFITNPTEEKRLNAPDHQSQIVEALLAAVVRFKAGSDRVSGSTAPATQQQDPR
- a CDS encoding non-canonical purine NTP pyrophosphatase, coding for MSAPRLLVATSNPGKMRELVVLCADLPFTLVSLADLDTPIAPPEEAGDTCRDNAMLKASAYATESGLPCLAEDSGFEVAALDGAPGVRSARVPGRDDAERNAWVYEQLDALGSRVSPARFVSVMALAQADGAILHVSEGEVAGEIAPEPRGTNGFGYDPVLYYPPLGRTFAEMTQDEKSAVSHRGHAARLMHDWIRDNVGRVGPTEGRVGPLDPTRA
- a CDS encoding FAD-dependent monooxygenase; the protein is MVADVAIVGAGPAGAALAIELGRRGVRVNLYEKSRAPKLKACGEGILPHGVATLKVIAGGLPDAPRVRGLRFAIEGAAVSADFPEGHGLVVRRDRLHAWLLDRAGASDDIDVRLGTPYSPHGERFVVGADGARSMFHRLLPAYRPADRRVGLSTHMAGIDGVTDRVEVFFHPLGEIYLAPSGEGEALVAALVHQRTFRRDALTFLLRDIPELRARTSHIEMTTPLLASAPLGLHVPRVVDRDLLLIGDAAGAPDPITGDGMALAFASVTLAADAIASGDLARYERERLALGRTSARLGRLLLHMARVRGVAARTLIARPSLAPTLLDVAISRRPLNAATLLRAVL